The Mauremys mutica isolate MM-2020 ecotype Southern chromosome 1, ASM2049712v1, whole genome shotgun sequence genome has a segment encoding these proteins:
- the LOC123361987 gene encoding olfactory receptor 52D1-like has translation MQETPFCLSVGHLLSFTMSDSNSTDFTNPSTFILLGIPGLEAAHVWISIPFCAIYAKAIFGNFAILFIIKTELSLHVPMYYFLCMLAITDLVLSTAILPKMLSIFWFNSREINFSACLTQMYIILSFSVIESGILVAMAFDRYVAICDPLRHSTTLTNPMVAKIGLALVLRGAILILPYPFLARSWPYCRMNIIPHTYCEHITVVKLACADISFSSYYGLSVAFLVIGMDVSFIAMSYTQILRAIFRLPTKDARLKTFGTCGSHLCVILVSYIPALFSFLTHHFGHNVALHFHVLMANMYLLLPPMLNPIIYGARNQQIRVRLLQPFTHKWT, from the coding sequence atgcaggagacaccGTTCTGCCTCAGTGTTGGACACCTTCTCTCCTTCACCATGTCAGACTCCAACtcaaccgacttcaccaacccctccactttcatcctgctgggcattcctggcctagaggcagcccatgtctggatctccatccccttctgtgcaATCTATGCCAAAGCCATCTTCGGAAATTTCGCCATCCTGTTCATCATAAAGACAGAGCTGAGCCTCCAtgtgcccatgtactatttcctctgcatgctggccatcactgACCTGGTCCTGTCTACAGCCATCctacccaaaatgctgagcatcttctggttcaattccagggagatcaatttcagtgcctgcctcacccagatgtacatCATTCTCAGCTTCTCTGTGATAGAGTCTGGGatcctcgtggccatggcttttgatcgctatgtggccatctgcgaTCCTCTGAGACATTCTACTACCTTGACAAATCCCATGGTGGCAAAAATTGGCCTGGCTCTGGTCCTGCGTGGCGCCATACTCATACTGCCCTATCCCTTCCTGGCAAGGAGTTGGCCATATTGTAGAATGAACATCATTCCCCACACGTACTGTGAGCACATAAcagtggtgaagctggcctgtgccGACATCAGCTTCAGTAGTTACTACGGCCTCTCTGTGGCATTCTTGGTGATCGGTATGGATGTGTCTTTTATCGCCAtgtcctatacccagatcctcagggccatcttcagactcccaacaaaggacgcccggctcaagacttttgggacctgcggttcccacctctgtgtcatcttaGTCTCTTACATCCcagctctcttctccttcctcacgcACCATTTTGGGCACAATGTGGCCCTACATTTCCACGTTCTCATGGCCAACAtgtacctcctgctgccccccatgctaaaccccatcatctatggggcGAGGAACCAACAGATCCGGGtaaggctgctccagccctttaCTCATAAATGGacctaa